A genome region from Candidatus Methylomirabilota bacterium includes the following:
- the folD gene encoding bifunctional methylenetetrahydrofolate dehydrogenase/methenyltetrahydrofolate cyclohydrolase FolD gives MQILEGKAVAAKVLAEVKAGVAALTARTGVQPTLAVVLVGEDPASQIYVRNKKRAADDVGIASRDFLFPAGCSQAELSETIRKINGDSSVHGILLQLPLPKGLDENEAVNAIAPAKDADGLHPVSLGNLLAGKPSMVPCTPAGCLEILDHYGIPLEGAEAVVVGRSRLVGKPLAQLLLARNATVTMCHTRTRDLAGHCRRADVLCVAAGRPRFITGDMVKEGAVIIDVGVNRLDTGKLAGDVDFDSASKRARAITPVPGGVGLMTVAMLMRNTLLAATRQLGVS, from the coding sequence GTGCAGATCCTCGAGGGCAAGGCGGTCGCGGCGAAGGTCCTGGCCGAGGTCAAGGCCGGCGTCGCCGCCCTCACAGCCAGGACCGGCGTCCAGCCGACGCTCGCGGTCGTCCTGGTCGGCGAAGACCCCGCGTCCCAGATCTACGTCCGCAACAAGAAGCGCGCGGCCGACGACGTCGGCATCGCCTCGCGCGACTTCCTCTTCCCCGCCGGCTGCTCCCAGGCGGAGCTGTCCGAAACTATCCGGAAGATAAACGGAGACTCATCCGTCCACGGCATCCTCCTCCAGCTGCCGCTGCCCAAGGGGCTGGACGAGAACGAAGCCGTCAATGCCATCGCCCCCGCCAAGGACGCCGACGGCCTGCACCCGGTGAGCCTGGGCAATCTGCTGGCGGGCAAGCCCTCCATGGTCCCGTGCACGCCCGCCGGCTGCCTCGAGATCCTGGATCATTACGGGATTCCGCTCGAGGGCGCCGAGGCCGTCGTGGTCGGGCGCTCGCGTCTCGTCGGCAAGCCGCTGGCCCAGCTGCTGCTCGCGCGCAATGCGACGGTGACCATGTGCCATACGCGCACGCGCGACCTCGCCGGGCACTGCCGCCGCGCCGACGTCCTCTGCGTGGCCGCGGGCAGGCCGCGATTCATCACCGGTGACATGGTGAAGGAGGGCGCCGTCATCATCGACGTCGGCGTCAACCGCCTCGACACGGGCAAGCTCGCCGGCGACGTGGATTTCGACTCTGCCTCGAAGCGGGCGCGCGCGATCACCCCCGTGCCGGGCGGCGTCGGTCTCATGACCGTGGCCATGCTCATGCGCAACACCCTCCTCGCGGCCACGCGCCAGCTGGGT
- a CDS encoding TIGR00282 family metallophosphoesterase: MPKPLTILCVGDVFGEPGRKAVHALLPRLRKQHEADLAIVNVENAAAGFGVTPLIARTFLEHGVDVMTSGNHIWDKKEIIEYIGKENLLLRPANFPAGAPGVGHVTVKAGPHKVAVLNLMGRVFMLPIDCPFQKADEILPELRKDTPIIIVDMHAEATSESQAMGWYLDGRVSAVVGTHRHVQTADERVLPQGTAYITDLGMTGPTDSVIGVDKDLALQRFLSQMPNRFEPAKGPVALHGVVIRIDPDTGRGLSIERLRVPLPD; encoded by the coding sequence ATGCCTAAGCCGCTCACCATCCTCTGCGTCGGCGACGTCTTCGGAGAGCCGGGGCGCAAGGCCGTGCACGCGCTCCTGCCGCGCCTCCGCAAGCAGCACGAGGCCGACCTGGCCATCGTCAACGTGGAGAACGCCGCGGCCGGCTTCGGGGTTACGCCGCTGATCGCGCGGACGTTCCTCGAGCATGGTGTAGACGTGATGACCTCCGGCAACCACATCTGGGACAAGAAGGAGATCATCGAGTACATCGGGAAGGAGAACCTGCTCCTCCGCCCGGCCAACTTCCCGGCGGGCGCCCCCGGTGTCGGCCACGTGACCGTCAAGGCGGGCCCGCACAAGGTCGCGGTGCTGAACCTCATGGGGCGCGTGTTCATGCTGCCCATCGACTGCCCGTTCCAGAAAGCCGACGAGATCCTGCCGGAGCTCCGCAAGGACACGCCGATCATCATCGTGGACATGCACGCCGAGGCGACGAGCGAGTCGCAGGCCATGGGCTGGTATCTCGACGGGCGGGTCAGCGCCGTGGTGGGGACGCACCGGCACGTGCAGACCGCGGACGAGCGCGTGCTGCCGCAGGGCACCGCCTACATCACCGACCTCGGCATGACGGGTCCGACCGACTCCGTCATCGGCGTGGACAAGGACCTCGCGCTCCAGCGCTTCCTCTCGCAGATGCCGAACCGCTTCGAGCCCGCCAAGGGCCCAGTCGCCCTCCACGGCGTCGTGATCCGGATCGACCCTGACACGGGCCGGGGGCTGTCCATCGAGCGGCTGCGCGTCCCTCTCCCCGACTAA
- the rny gene encoding ribonuclease Y: MDVKLVLIILVPLVALLALFVGYMGHKLATARRLGDAETRAKRILDDAQRAVEQTRAEAEGKFREGEARIRTVELEAKETALKARSELEQETRARQKEIQEVERRVVQQEEQLARQLDQLDRRESEIQSRDRALGERDKSIVAKEAQLNSALDDQRRKLEGIAGLTAEEAKRQLMAQVEVESRREAQLLGMRLEEEARETAQVKAREVLATTIQRLAPDYTVETAVSIVNLPSDDMKGRIIGREGRNIRALELHTGVDLIVDDTPEAVLISAYDPYRREIARLALQKLIADGRIHPARIEEVVEKVKKEMEDHLKEEGEKACFEVGVHGLHPELVKLVGRMKFRTSYGQNCLQHSKEVAWLAGMMAAEIKADVKLAKRMGLLHDIGKALTHEQEGSHPELSLQVLTKYGESPQIINAALCGHENVEPETIEAVLTEAADGISAARPGARRDVLESYIKRLAKLEEIAMSYKGVEMCYAIQAGRELRVMTKSEQISDLDAHQLAKDISKRIEAEMQYPGHIKVIVIRETRAVEVAK, translated from the coding sequence ATGGACGTCAAGCTTGTCCTGATCATCCTGGTTCCGCTCGTCGCCCTCCTGGCTCTCTTCGTCGGCTACATGGGACACAAGCTCGCGACCGCCCGCAGGCTCGGCGACGCCGAGACACGCGCCAAGCGCATCCTCGACGACGCCCAGCGCGCCGTGGAGCAGACGCGCGCGGAGGCCGAGGGCAAGTTCCGCGAGGGCGAGGCCCGCATCCGCACCGTCGAGCTCGAGGCCAAGGAGACGGCGCTCAAGGCGCGCAGCGAGCTCGAGCAGGAGACGCGCGCGCGCCAGAAGGAGATCCAGGAGGTCGAGCGCCGCGTGGTCCAGCAGGAAGAGCAGCTGGCCCGCCAGCTCGACCAGCTCGACCGGCGAGAGAGCGAGATCCAGTCTCGCGACCGCGCGCTGGGCGAAAGGGACAAGAGCATTGTCGCGAAAGAGGCGCAGCTGAATTCCGCGCTCGATGACCAGCGGAGGAAGCTCGAGGGCATCGCCGGTCTCACCGCGGAAGAGGCCAAGCGGCAGCTCATGGCCCAGGTCGAGGTCGAGTCCCGTCGCGAGGCCCAGCTCCTCGGGATGCGGCTCGAGGAGGAGGCGAGGGAGACCGCCCAGGTCAAGGCGAGGGAAGTCCTGGCCACGACGATCCAGCGGCTGGCGCCCGACTACACGGTCGAGACCGCGGTGTCCATCGTGAACCTGCCGTCGGACGACATGAAGGGGCGCATCATCGGCCGCGAGGGGCGAAACATCCGCGCGCTCGAGCTACACACGGGGGTGGACCTGATCGTCGACGACACGCCCGAGGCTGTCCTCATCTCCGCGTACGACCCGTATCGTCGGGAGATCGCGAGGCTGGCGCTCCAGAAGCTGATCGCCGACGGGCGCATCCACCCGGCGCGCATCGAGGAGGTCGTCGAGAAGGTCAAGAAGGAGATGGAGGACCACCTCAAGGAAGAGGGCGAGAAGGCCTGCTTCGAGGTGGGCGTCCACGGACTGCACCCCGAGCTCGTCAAGCTCGTGGGGCGCATGAAGTTCCGAACTTCGTACGGCCAGAATTGCCTCCAGCACTCGAAGGAAGTCGCCTGGCTCGCGGGCATGATGGCGGCCGAGATCAAGGCCGACGTCAAGCTGGCCAAGCGCATGGGGCTGCTCCACGACATCGGCAAGGCGCTCACGCACGAGCAGGAGGGCAGCCACCCGGAGCTCAGTCTGCAGGTGCTGACCAAGTACGGCGAGTCGCCGCAGATCATCAACGCCGCGCTCTGCGGCCACGAGAACGTCGAGCCCGAGACCATCGAGGCGGTGCTGACCGAGGCGGCCGATGGCATCTCCGCGGCCCGGCCCGGCGCGCGCCGCGATGTCCTCGAGAGCTACATCAAGCGCCTGGCCAAGCTCGAGGAGATCGCCATGTCCTACAAGGGCGTGGAGATGTGCTACGCGATCCAGGCCGGGCGCGAGCTCCGCGTCATGACCAAGTCCGAGCAGATCTCCGACCTCGACGCCCACCAGCTGGCCAAGGACATCTCCAAGCGCATCGAGGCCGAGATGCAGTACCCCGGCCACATCAAGGTCATCGTCATCCGCGAGACACGCGCGGTGGAAGTGGCGAAGTGA